From Candoia aspera isolate rCanAsp1 chromosome 4, rCanAsp1.hap2, whole genome shotgun sequence, a single genomic window includes:
- the KIF1C gene encoding kinesin-like protein KIF1C — protein sequence MAGASVKVAVRVRPFNAREISHAATCVIQMQGPTTCIANPKQTKDAPKSFTFDYSYWSHTSEEDPHFASQRQVYKDIGEEMLRHAFEGYNVCIFAYGQTGAGKSYTMMGKQEKGQQGIIPQLCEDLFGRVAEDASPSLSCSVEVSYMEIYCERVRDLLNPKSCGNLRVREHPIMGPYVEDLSKLAVTSFEDIADLMDCGNKARTVAATNMNETSSRSHAVFTIVFTQRRHDELTDLDTEKVSKISLVDLAGSERANSSGAKGTRLKEGANINKSLTTLGKVISALAEMQSSHKKKKKKTEFIPYRDSVLTWLLKENLGGNSRTAMIAALSPADINYEETLSTLRYADRAKQIRCNAIINEDPNARLIRELKEEVARLRDLLSTQGLSAVCFSGTEPADLGSSRRSIPSLPFASMAGSSLLLEPVALNGELELCLPASEEQMLCTEEAMERLEETERIIAELNETWEEKLRKTEAIRMEREALLAEMGVALREDGGTVGVFSPKKTPHLVNLNEDPLMSECLLYHIKDGVTRVGQQNADIWLSGQFIKEQHCIFRSVTSERGEAVVTLEPCDGAETYVNGKQVTEPQVLRSGHRVVMGKNHVFRFNHPEQARLERERSAPLEAQAEPVDWNFAQRELLEKQGIDIKLEMEKRLQDLETQYRREKEEAELLLEQQRLYADSDSGDDSDKRSCEESWRLISSLREKLPATKVQTIVRRCGLPSSGKKREPLRVYQIPQRRRAAKDPRWLTLADLKMQAVKEICYEVALNDFRHSRQEIEAMSIVKMKELCRIYGRRDPNERDSWRAVARDVWDTVGVGETEGPGGCGVGTGNAETRASTPGVEVSDLRAHIDKLTDILQEVKIQNNMKDEEIRALRDRVVKMEQVIPVSTEEDEDLENEWQSLILVQEGRVLGAKGEPREQGGSPAPQEEEGSSCCDRVSRLMKKDPAFRRGRLRWLRQEQLRLQNLQQQPQQRRGHSRFIPPQDCKLRFPFKSNPQHRYSWGPSTAFMVGSNGEEKEGAPGEEMPPAPSPDRHSSPGPQPKQLPRRHSLEGGPRGRHSCGRGQEQHPARKHTCYPYQHQPYPQRRPGGLESPTPPRMRRQRSAPNLQQEHAGAE from the exons ATGGCGGGCGCGTCGGTCAAAGTGGCCGTCCGGGTGCGGCCCTTCAATGCCCGTGAAATCAGCCACGCTGCCACGTGTGTCATCCAGATGCAAGGACCAACGACCT GCATCGCCAACCCCAAGCAGACCAAGGACGCCCCCAAGAGCTTCACCTTTGACTACTCCTACTGGTCCCACACTTCG GAGGAGGACCCCCACTTCGCTTCCCAGCGGCAGGTCTACAAAGACATCGGGGAGGAAATGCTGCGCCACGCCTTTGAGGGCTACAACGTCTGCATTTTCGCCTACGGGCAGACGGGGGCCGGCAAGTCGTACACCATGATGGGCAAGCAGGAGAAGGGCCAGCAGGGCATCATCCCTCAG CTCTGCGAAGACCTCTTTGGCCGCGTGGCGGAGGACGCATCACCCTCCCTGTCTTGTTCCGTGGAG GTGAGCTACATGGAGATCTACTGTGAACGTGTGCGTGACCTCCTGAACCCCAAAAGCTGCGGGAACCTGCGTGTGCGCGAGCACCCTATCATGGGGCCTTACGTCGAAGACCTTTCCAAGCTGGCCGTCACCTCTTTCGAAGACATCGCCGACCTCATGGACTGCGGCAATAAAGCGAG GACCGTGGCGGCAACCAACATGAACGAAACCAGTAGCCGCTCCCACGCTGTGTTCACCATCGTCTTCACGCAGCGCCGGCACGACGAACTCACGGACCTGGACACCGAGAAG GTCAGCAAGATCAGCTTGGTGGACCTGGCCGGGAGCGAGCGGGCTAACTCATCGGGTGCGAAGGGCACAAGGCTCAAG GAAGGTGCCAACATCAACAAATCCCTGACCACACTGGGCAAGGTCATCTCTGCCTTGGCTGAGATG CAAAGCAGccacaagaagaagaagaagaagacagagTTCATCCCTTACCGGGATTCAGTGCTCACCTGGCTGCTGAAAGAGAACTTGG ggGGTAATTCCCGCACGGCCATGATTGCCGCCCTCAGCCCAGCCGACATCAACTACGAGGAGACGCTGAGCACCCTCCG TTACGCCGACCGTGCCAAGCAGATCCGCTGCAATGCCATCATCAACGAGGACCCCAATGCCCGGCTCATCCGGGAACTCAAGGAGGAAGTGGCCAGGCTCCGGGACCTCCTCTCCACGCAGGGCCTCTCGGCTGTCTGCTTCTCGG GCACTGAGCCTGCCGATCTGGGCAGCAGCAGGCGGAGCATCCCCAGTTTGCCCTTTGCCTCGATGGCTGGCTCCTCTCTCCTGCTGGAGCCCGTTGCCCTCAACGGGGAGCTGGAGCTGTGCCTCCCGGCCTCGGAGGAACAGATGCTCTGCACAGAGGAGGCCATGGAGAGACTCGAG GAGACCGAGCGGATAATTGCGGAACTCAACGAAACGTGGGAGGAAAAACTGCGGAAGACAGAGGCCATCCGGATGGAGAG AGAGGCTCTCCTGGCAGAGATGGGCGTGGCTCTTCGAGAGGACGGGGGCACCGTTGGGGTCTTTTCCCCCAAGAAG ACTCCCCACTTGGTGAACTTGAATGAGGACCCCCTGATGTCGGAGTGCCTGCTCTACCACATCAAAGACGGTGTCACCAG GGTTGGCCAGCAGAACGCGGACATCTGGCTGAGCGGGCAGTTCATCAAAGAGCAGCACTGCATCTTCCGCAGCGTCACCAGCGAGAGGGGAGAAG CGGTCGTCACTCTGGAGCCGTGCGACGGGGCTGAGACCTATGTCAACGGGAAGCAGGTGACGGAGCCCCAGGTCCTGCGATCAG GCCACCGCGTCGTGATGGGCAAGAACCACGTCTTCCGTTTCAACCACCCTGAGCAGGCCCGGCTGGAGCGGGAGCGCAGCGCCCCCCTCGAGGCCCAGGCAGAGCCGGTGGACTGGAACTTCGCTCAGCGGGAGTTGCTGGAGAAGCAGGGCATCGACATTAAGCTGGAGATGGAGAAGAG GCTTCAGGACCTGGAGACCCAGTACCGGCGAGAGAAGGAGGAAGCGGAGTTGCTGCTGGAGCAACAAAGGCTG TATGCAGATTCAGACAGTGGTGACGACTCTGACAAGCGCTCGTGCGAGGAGAGTTGGAGACTCATTTCCTCCCTGCGGGAGAAGCTGCCGGCCACCAAAGTGCAGACGATCGTGCGCCGCTGCGGCCTGCCCAGCTCGGGCAAGAAGCGGGAGCCGCTGCGGGTGTACCAGATTCCGCAGCGCCGAAGGGCAGCCAAGGACCCCCGCTGGCTGACTCTGGCCGACCTCAAGATGCAGGCGGTCAAGGAGATCTGCTATGAGGTAGCCCTCAATGACTTCCGGCACTCCCGCCAGGAGATCGAGGCCATGAGCATCGTCAAGATGAAGGAGCTCTGCCGTATCTATGGCAGGCGCGACCCCAACGAGCGCGACAGCTGGCGTGCTGTAGCCCGTGACGTCTGGGACACGGTGGGTGTGGGCGAGACCGAGGGCCCTGGAGGATGTGGCGTGGGGACTGGGAATGCGGAGACCCGGGCCAGCACGCCGGGGGTGGAAGTCAGCGACCTCCGAGCGCATATCGACAAGCTGACGGACATTCTCCAAGAAGTGAAGATCCAAAACAACATGAAGGACGAAGAGATCCGGGCACTGCGGGACCGGGTGGTCAAGATGGAGCAGGTCATCCCCGTCTCGACCGAG GAAGACGAAGACCTGGAGAACGAGTGGCAATCCCTGATCTTGGTGCAGGAGGGTCGCGTTCTCGGAGCCAAGGGGGAGCCGAGGGAGCAGGGGGGCAGCCCAGCCCCCCAGGAGGAAGAGGGGTCCTCGTGCTGCGACCGAGTCTCCCGCCTGATGAAGAAGGACCCTGCCTTCCGCCGGGGGCGCCTCCGCTGGCTCCGCCAGGAGCAGCTGCGCCTCCAGAACCTgcagcagcagccgcagcagcgCAGGGGCCACAGCCGCTTCATCCCTCCGCAGGACTGCAAGCTGCGCTTCCCCTTCAAGAGCAACCCACAGCACCGCTACTCGTGGGGGCCCAGCACAGCCTTTATGGTGGGCAGCAATGGCGAGGAGAAGGAAGGGGCGCCGGGCGAGGAGATGCCCCCGGCCCCCAGCCCCGACCGCCACAGCAGCCCCGGCCCTCAGCCCAAGCAGCTGCCCCGGCGCCACTCCCTGGAAGGTGGGCCACGGGGCAGGCACAGCTGTGGACGGGGGCAGGAGCAGCACCCAGCACGCAAGCATACCTGTTACCCCTACCAGCACCAGCCCTACCCGCAGCGCCGGCCGGGGGGCCTGGagagccccaccccaccccgcatgCGCCGGCAGAGATCAGCACCCAACCTGCAGCAGGAGCATGCTGGCGCCGAGTGA
- the PCOLCE gene encoding procollagen C-endopeptidase enhancer 1 isoform X4: MPLALPVLLLPLLQLARAQGPSAAPATNQTRPVFLCGGDYSASNGYLASERFPEHYPPSKTCTWTITVPEGQVVMLSFRVFDLEPDPVCRYDYLEVFNGHAAIELQRLGRFCGTFRPGAILATSNQMLLRMVSDEGSGGRGFLVWFSSGLPHVDGRSKARRKWAPNHIGPWAFWEPWDYWDEHQFCGGKLEKAQGSLKTPNWPDSDYPPGISCSWHIVAPKDKVIILTFGKFDVEPDTYCRYDYVAVFNSREQDDSRRVGKFCGDSSPSPVHSDGHELLVQFVSDLSVTADGFSASYVMKGRDELVDTTQAQPTGPVFPGSKPTQTGRQPIPAKPKPASRPGGPTRPARPLKPTPQAPPEAVGPTTPAAGLHPGQITCPERCKRTGTLQSNFCASDFVIIGTVKTVMRRTGNRVAATVTLLHTYKTGALSLPPEGDEATLRLDVPCRQCPILKKGASYVFMGRVEADGTGQLPPTSFVVPFRQQQQQILTNLSKRPCPGPAARNRS, encoded by the exons ATGCCGCTCGCCCTCCCGGTgctgctgctccccctgctgcaGCTGGCCCGCGCCCAGGGCCCCTCGGCCGCTCCGGCCACCAACCAGACCAG GCCCGTCTTCCTCTGCGGGGGTGACTACAGTGCCAGCAACGGCTACCTGGCCAGCGAGCGCTTCCCAGAGCACTACCCGCCCAGCAAGACCTGCACTTGGACCATCACG GTGCCGGAGGGGCAGGTGGTGATGCTCTCCTTCCGTGTCTTCGACCTGGAGCCTGACCCGGTCTGCCGCTACGACTACCTGGAGGTCTTCAACGGGCACGCGGCCATCGAACTCCAGCGCCTGGGCCGCTTCTGCGGCACCTTCCGCCCCGGCGCCATCCTGGCTACCAGCAACCAGATGCTGCTGCGGATGGTGTCGGACGAAGGCAGTGGTGGCAGGGGCTTCCTTGTCTGGTTCAGCAGTGGCCTCCCCCACGTGGATG GGCGCTCAAAGGCACGGCGGAAATGGGCTCCCAACCATATAGGCCCCTGGGCTTTCTGGGAGCCGTGGGACTATTGGGACG aGCACCAGTTCTGTGGGGGGAAGCTTGAAAAAGCCCAAGGCTCTCTCAAAACACCCAACTGGCCTGACAGTGACTACCCACCTGGCATCAGTTGCTCCTGGCACATCGTCGCCCCAAAGGACAAG GTGATCATCCTAACGTTTGGGAAGTTTGACGTGGAGCCTGACACGTACTGCCGGTACGACTACGTTGCCGTGTTCAACAGCAGGGAGCAAGACGACTCGCGCCGTGTGGGCAAATTCTGTGGAGACAGCTCCCCAAG CCCGGTCCACTCAGACGGCCACGAGCTCCTGGTCCAGTTTGTCTCGGATCTCAGCGTCACCGCTGATGGGTTCTCCGCCTCGTACGTGATGAAGGGCCGTGATGAGCTGGTGGACACCACACAGGCCCAGCCAACAGGCCCCGTCTTCCCGGGCTCCAAGCCCACCCAGACAGGCAGGCAGCCCATCCCAGCTAAGCCGAAGCCCGCCAGCAGACCCGGAGGCCCCACCAGGCCAGCTCGGCCCCTCAAGCCAACGCCCCAAGCCCCTCCCGAGGCGGTGGGCCCCACCACTCCTGCTGCAG GTCTCCATCCAGGTCAGATCACGTGCCCAGAACGCTGCAAGCGGACGGGGACCCTGCAGAGCAACTTCTGTGCCAGTGATTTCG TGATCATCGGCACCGTGAAAACAGTGATGCGAAGAACGGGGAACCGGGTGGCTGCCACTGTGACACTCCTCCACACTTACAAGACGGGAGCCTTGAGCCTCCCCCCAGAAGGAGACGAAGCTACCCTCCGCCTGGATGTGCCCTGCAGACAGTGCCCCATTCTCAAGAAAG GGGCCAGCTATGTCTTCATGGGCAGGGTGGAGGCCGATGGGACCGGGCAGCTGCCTCCTACCAGTTTCGTGGTCCCCTTccgtcagcagcagcagcagattctCACCAACCTCAGCAAGCGTCCGTGCCCCGGCCCGGCTGCCAGGAACCGGAGCTGA
- the PCOLCE gene encoding procollagen C-endopeptidase enhancer 1 isoform X2 yields MPLALPVLLLPLLQLARAQGPSAAPATNQTRPVFLCGGDYSASNGYLASERFPEHYPPSKTCTWTITVPEGQVVMLSFRVFDLEPDPVCRYDYLEVFNGHAAIELQRLGRFCGTFRPGAILATSNQMLLRMVSDEGSGGRGFLVWFSSGLPHVDEHQFCGGKLEKAQGSLKTPNWPDSDYPPGISCSWHIVAPKDKVIILTFGKFDVEPDTYCRYDYVAVFNSREQDDSRRVGKFCGDSSPSPVHSDGHELLVQFVSDLSVTADGFSASYVMKGRDELVDTTQAQPTGPVFPGSKPTQTGRQPIPAKPKPASRPGGPTRPARPLKPTPQAPPEAVGPTTPAAGLHPGQITCPERCKRTGTLQSNFCASDFVIIGTVKTVMRRTGNRVAATVTLLHTYKTGALSLPPEGDEATLRLDVPCRQCPILKKGASYVFMGRVEADGTGQLPPTSFVVPFRQQQQQILTNLSKRPCPGPAARNRS; encoded by the exons ATGCCGCTCGCCCTCCCGGTgctgctgctccccctgctgcaGCTGGCCCGCGCCCAGGGCCCCTCGGCCGCTCCGGCCACCAACCAGACCAG GCCCGTCTTCCTCTGCGGGGGTGACTACAGTGCCAGCAACGGCTACCTGGCCAGCGAGCGCTTCCCAGAGCACTACCCGCCCAGCAAGACCTGCACTTGGACCATCACG GTGCCGGAGGGGCAGGTGGTGATGCTCTCCTTCCGTGTCTTCGACCTGGAGCCTGACCCGGTCTGCCGCTACGACTACCTGGAGGTCTTCAACGGGCACGCGGCCATCGAACTCCAGCGCCTGGGCCGCTTCTGCGGCACCTTCCGCCCCGGCGCCATCCTGGCTACCAGCAACCAGATGCTGCTGCGGATGGTGTCGGACGAAGGCAGTGGTGGCAGGGGCTTCCTTGTCTGGTTCAGCAGTGGCCTCCCCCACGTGGATG aGCACCAGTTCTGTGGGGGGAAGCTTGAAAAAGCCCAAGGCTCTCTCAAAACACCCAACTGGCCTGACAGTGACTACCCACCTGGCATCAGTTGCTCCTGGCACATCGTCGCCCCAAAGGACAAG GTGATCATCCTAACGTTTGGGAAGTTTGACGTGGAGCCTGACACGTACTGCCGGTACGACTACGTTGCCGTGTTCAACAGCAGGGAGCAAGACGACTCGCGCCGTGTGGGCAAATTCTGTGGAGACAGCTCCCCAAG CCCGGTCCACTCAGACGGCCACGAGCTCCTGGTCCAGTTTGTCTCGGATCTCAGCGTCACCGCTGATGGGTTCTCCGCCTCGTACGTGATGAAGGGCCGTGATGAGCTGGTGGACACCACACAGGCCCAGCCAACAGGCCCCGTCTTCCCGGGCTCCAAGCCCACCCAGACAGGCAGGCAGCCCATCCCAGCTAAGCCGAAGCCCGCCAGCAGACCCGGAGGCCCCACCAGGCCAGCTCGGCCCCTCAAGCCAACGCCCCAAGCCCCTCCCGAGGCGGTGGGCCCCACCACTCCTGCTGCAG GTCTCCATCCAGGTCAGATCACGTGCCCAGAACGCTGCAAGCGGACGGGGACCCTGCAGAGCAACTTCTGTGCCAGTGATTTCG TGATCATCGGCACCGTGAAAACAGTGATGCGAAGAACGGGGAACCGGGTGGCTGCCACTGTGACACTCCTCCACACTTACAAGACGGGAGCCTTGAGCCTCCCCCCAGAAGGAGACGAAGCTACCCTCCGCCTGGATGTGCCCTGCAGACAGTGCCCCATTCTCAAGAAAG GGGCCAGCTATGTCTTCATGGGCAGGGTGGAGGCCGATGGGACCGGGCAGCTGCCTCCTACCAGTTTCGTGGTCCCCTTccgtcagcagcagcagcagattctCACCAACCTCAGCAAGCGTCCGTGCCCCGGCCCGGCTGCCAGGAACCGGAGCTGA
- the PCOLCE gene encoding procollagen C-endopeptidase enhancer 1 isoform X3, whose translation MPLALPVLLLPLLQLARAQGPSAAPATNQTRPVFLCGGDYSASNGYLASERFPEHYPPSKTCTWTITVPEGQVVMLSFRVFDLEPDPVCRYDYLEVFNGHAAIELQRLGRFCGTFRPGAILATSNQMLLRMVSDEGSGGRGFLVWFSSGLPHVDEHQFCGGKLEKAQGSLKTPNWPDSDYPPGISCSWHIVAPKDKVIILTFGKFDVEPDTYCRYDYVAVFNSREQDDSRRVGKFCGDSSPSPVHSDGHELLVQFVSDLSVTADGFSASYVMKGRDELVDTTQAQPTGPVFPGSKPTQTGRQPIPAKPKPASRPGGPTRPARPLKPTPQAPPEAVGPTTPAAGQITCPERCKRTGTLQSNFCASDFVIIGTVKTVMRRTGNRVAATVTLLHTYKTGALSLPPEGDEATLRLDVPCRQCPILKKGASYVFMGRVEADGTGQLPPTSFVVPFRQQQQQILTNLSKRPCPGPAARNRS comes from the exons ATGCCGCTCGCCCTCCCGGTgctgctgctccccctgctgcaGCTGGCCCGCGCCCAGGGCCCCTCGGCCGCTCCGGCCACCAACCAGACCAG GCCCGTCTTCCTCTGCGGGGGTGACTACAGTGCCAGCAACGGCTACCTGGCCAGCGAGCGCTTCCCAGAGCACTACCCGCCCAGCAAGACCTGCACTTGGACCATCACG GTGCCGGAGGGGCAGGTGGTGATGCTCTCCTTCCGTGTCTTCGACCTGGAGCCTGACCCGGTCTGCCGCTACGACTACCTGGAGGTCTTCAACGGGCACGCGGCCATCGAACTCCAGCGCCTGGGCCGCTTCTGCGGCACCTTCCGCCCCGGCGCCATCCTGGCTACCAGCAACCAGATGCTGCTGCGGATGGTGTCGGACGAAGGCAGTGGTGGCAGGGGCTTCCTTGTCTGGTTCAGCAGTGGCCTCCCCCACGTGGATG aGCACCAGTTCTGTGGGGGGAAGCTTGAAAAAGCCCAAGGCTCTCTCAAAACACCCAACTGGCCTGACAGTGACTACCCACCTGGCATCAGTTGCTCCTGGCACATCGTCGCCCCAAAGGACAAG GTGATCATCCTAACGTTTGGGAAGTTTGACGTGGAGCCTGACACGTACTGCCGGTACGACTACGTTGCCGTGTTCAACAGCAGGGAGCAAGACGACTCGCGCCGTGTGGGCAAATTCTGTGGAGACAGCTCCCCAAG CCCGGTCCACTCAGACGGCCACGAGCTCCTGGTCCAGTTTGTCTCGGATCTCAGCGTCACCGCTGATGGGTTCTCCGCCTCGTACGTGATGAAGGGCCGTGATGAGCTGGTGGACACCACACAGGCCCAGCCAACAGGCCCCGTCTTCCCGGGCTCCAAGCCCACCCAGACAGGCAGGCAGCCCATCCCAGCTAAGCCGAAGCCCGCCAGCAGACCCGGAGGCCCCACCAGGCCAGCTCGGCCCCTCAAGCCAACGCCCCAAGCCCCTCCCGAGGCGGTGGGCCCCACCACTCCTGCTGCAG GTCAGATCACGTGCCCAGAACGCTGCAAGCGGACGGGGACCCTGCAGAGCAACTTCTGTGCCAGTGATTTCG TGATCATCGGCACCGTGAAAACAGTGATGCGAAGAACGGGGAACCGGGTGGCTGCCACTGTGACACTCCTCCACACTTACAAGACGGGAGCCTTGAGCCTCCCCCCAGAAGGAGACGAAGCTACCCTCCGCCTGGATGTGCCCTGCAGACAGTGCCCCATTCTCAAGAAAG GGGCCAGCTATGTCTTCATGGGCAGGGTGGAGGCCGATGGGACCGGGCAGCTGCCTCCTACCAGTTTCGTGGTCCCCTTccgtcagcagcagcagcagattctCACCAACCTCAGCAAGCGTCCGTGCCCCGGCCCGGCTGCCAGGAACCGGAGCTGA
- the PCOLCE gene encoding procollagen C-endopeptidase enhancer 1 isoform X1, protein MPLALPVLLLPLLQLARAQGPSAAPATNQTRPVFLCGGDYSASNGYLASERFPEHYPPSKTCTWTITVPEGQVVMLSFRVFDLEPDPVCRYDYLEVFNGHAAIELQRLGRFCGTFRPGAILATSNQMLLRMVSDEGSGGRGFLVWFSSGLPHVDGRSKARRKWAPNHIGPWAFWEPWDYWDEHQFCGGKLEKAQGSLKTPNWPDSDYPPGISCSWHIVAPKDKVIILTFGKFDVEPDTYCRYDYVAVFNSREQDDSRRVGKFCGDSSPSPVHSDGHELLVQFVSDLSVTADGFSASYVMKGRDELVDTTQAQPTGPVFPGSKPTQTGRQPIPAKPKPASRPGGPTRPARPLKPTPQAPPEAVGPTTPAAGQITCPERCKRTGTLQSNFCASDFVIIGTVKTVMRRTGNRVAATVTLLHTYKTGALSLPPEGDEATLRLDVPCRQCPILKKGASYVFMGRVEADGTGQLPPTSFVVPFRQQQQQILTNLSKRPCPGPAARNRS, encoded by the exons ATGCCGCTCGCCCTCCCGGTgctgctgctccccctgctgcaGCTGGCCCGCGCCCAGGGCCCCTCGGCCGCTCCGGCCACCAACCAGACCAG GCCCGTCTTCCTCTGCGGGGGTGACTACAGTGCCAGCAACGGCTACCTGGCCAGCGAGCGCTTCCCAGAGCACTACCCGCCCAGCAAGACCTGCACTTGGACCATCACG GTGCCGGAGGGGCAGGTGGTGATGCTCTCCTTCCGTGTCTTCGACCTGGAGCCTGACCCGGTCTGCCGCTACGACTACCTGGAGGTCTTCAACGGGCACGCGGCCATCGAACTCCAGCGCCTGGGCCGCTTCTGCGGCACCTTCCGCCCCGGCGCCATCCTGGCTACCAGCAACCAGATGCTGCTGCGGATGGTGTCGGACGAAGGCAGTGGTGGCAGGGGCTTCCTTGTCTGGTTCAGCAGTGGCCTCCCCCACGTGGATG GGCGCTCAAAGGCACGGCGGAAATGGGCTCCCAACCATATAGGCCCCTGGGCTTTCTGGGAGCCGTGGGACTATTGGGACG aGCACCAGTTCTGTGGGGGGAAGCTTGAAAAAGCCCAAGGCTCTCTCAAAACACCCAACTGGCCTGACAGTGACTACCCACCTGGCATCAGTTGCTCCTGGCACATCGTCGCCCCAAAGGACAAG GTGATCATCCTAACGTTTGGGAAGTTTGACGTGGAGCCTGACACGTACTGCCGGTACGACTACGTTGCCGTGTTCAACAGCAGGGAGCAAGACGACTCGCGCCGTGTGGGCAAATTCTGTGGAGACAGCTCCCCAAG CCCGGTCCACTCAGACGGCCACGAGCTCCTGGTCCAGTTTGTCTCGGATCTCAGCGTCACCGCTGATGGGTTCTCCGCCTCGTACGTGATGAAGGGCCGTGATGAGCTGGTGGACACCACACAGGCCCAGCCAACAGGCCCCGTCTTCCCGGGCTCCAAGCCCACCCAGACAGGCAGGCAGCCCATCCCAGCTAAGCCGAAGCCCGCCAGCAGACCCGGAGGCCCCACCAGGCCAGCTCGGCCCCTCAAGCCAACGCCCCAAGCCCCTCCCGAGGCGGTGGGCCCCACCACTCCTGCTGCAG GTCAGATCACGTGCCCAGAACGCTGCAAGCGGACGGGGACCCTGCAGAGCAACTTCTGTGCCAGTGATTTCG TGATCATCGGCACCGTGAAAACAGTGATGCGAAGAACGGGGAACCGGGTGGCTGCCACTGTGACACTCCTCCACACTTACAAGACGGGAGCCTTGAGCCTCCCCCCAGAAGGAGACGAAGCTACCCTCCGCCTGGATGTGCCCTGCAGACAGTGCCCCATTCTCAAGAAAG GGGCCAGCTATGTCTTCATGGGCAGGGTGGAGGCCGATGGGACCGGGCAGCTGCCTCCTACCAGTTTCGTGGTCCCCTTccgtcagcagcagcagcagattctCACCAACCTCAGCAAGCGTCCGTGCCCCGGCCCGGCTGCCAGGAACCGGAGCTGA